The following proteins are co-located in the Sciurus carolinensis unplaced genomic scaffold, mSciCar1.2, whole genome shotgun sequence genome:
- the LOC124973979 gene encoding testis-expressed protein 38-like yields MNASTFIYSPLSYWINTQKRHRFNANIQISPPTAVTISEIKDHIPDCLRESDTPEARGYGLRGSMHRAETPGAMKAALAVSGQPVSNRMPQRHTTPPFPIPIFQEIPFARPLHKMPPMLENTVSYPLDIYPERNIHYHSLTTLALE; encoded by the coding sequence atgaaCGCTTCCACCTTCATTTACAGTCCACTCTCATACTGGATCAATACGCAGAAACGCCATCGTTTCAATGCAAATATTCAAATCAgccctcccacagctgttaccATCAGTGAGATAAAAGACCATATTCCAGATTGTCTGCGGGAGTCAGACACCCCTGAAGCCAGGGGTTATGGACTCAGAGGCAGCATGCAcagggcagagacccctggaGCTATGAAAGCTGCTCTGGCGGTCTCAGGGCAGCCCGTGTCTAATCGGATGCCACAGCGCCACACCACACCCCCATTCCCAATTCCCATCTTTCAAGAGATACCCTTTGCCCGACCCCTCCATAAAATGCCTCCCATGTTGGAAAACACTGTCTCCTACCCGTTGGACATCTATCCTGAAAGGAATATCCACTACCATTCCCTTACAACACTGGCCCTGGAGTGA